One Peromyscus leucopus breed LL Stock chromosome 20, UCI_PerLeu_2.1, whole genome shotgun sequence genomic window, CCACGATGTGCTCGGTGGTGACCACGGGGGCCACCTCTGTCAGAACCTCTGGCAGGACTTGAGGCTTGGTGGCAAAGATGACAAGGGAACAGCTCTGCAGCACTTCCTGGTTGGAGTGAGTGGTCTGGCAACCCAGAGCCTGCACAGACACCGGGGCCAGAAATGACCGGGTGAGGGGGCATCGGACAACCCACCCGAGTGCCATCCATCATCCCGCATCCCGTGGGTGCCCTCAGGCCTCTGTGGTTACAAATGTCTATACTAGCCGTGACTCTCAAATGCCTAAGAAACACCCCCAGCAGGCCCTGCTCCTCACAGATGCCAAGATGTACCTTCTGGAACCTTCCCCCCTAATTTAGTGTCCACAACCACCGTACACAGGCACACCCTCCGTGTACTCTAGTCTTCCGGAAGCTTGACCTTCTTCCTGACCTTTGACCTCGCCTTCTCCAGGACAAACCAAACCATCTCAGACCTTCAGCCAAAGCTGCCCCTGGAAACTGCTTCAGAAGGACAAGACCCTAAGTCCCACTCACCCTGAAGTGGCAGAGATTCTTGTCTGTCGGGGCGCTGGCCAGCACTTGCTTAGCTTCCACTTTGCCTGGATAGAGAGGCAAAAGCCGGTGAGGGCAGGGAGGATGGGAAACAGTGTGCCTAGTCCACTGCTAGCTTAAGGCTCCATAGGATCACAGCAGGGATGCTCGTCCGCCGTGCTGAGCAATCCCCAGGAATTCAATTGTATGTGACTACCACTGCCATCGCTGCTGTTGGGACACTGGGGCCAGGAACCTGCCTGATCCTGACAAGACACAGAGCCCAAGGGTCTCTGCTTTCAGGGAAGGGGCAGCTGACTGGAGCACTTATGGTCTGTTGGCCAAAAATGCAAAAATCTCTGCAGGAACCAGGCCTGGAGCAGCATGGTGGATAGGGAGATAGCTGGTggagggtctggaaagatggctcagtagggtGGGCAGATGGATGGTcaaggagagacagctcagcagctgagaatacttgctgctcttgcagatgacatgggataggttcccaggacccacatggcactGCCAACTGTCCATAACTGTCCACCTCCAGTGGAACCAGTGCCCTCCTCTAGTCTCAGCAGGCacccaacacatgcacacacacacacacacacacacacacacacacacacacacacacacacacaatctttaaaaaaaaaaatagcctatcTGATAAAGACCTGACAGGCAACAAGCTCCCTTGCAGGGCAAAGTATGCTGGGATGTCTAGGGGAAGGACTAAGTGCCCGTTCGGTGGAAATCATGTTTTCGGAAGGTACAGAGGCAGCTAATCATGCCAGTGACGGTTGTTATAGCACCAACAGGCAGGTGAGCTGccaggttgttttttgttgttgttgttttagagacagggtttctctgtgtagctttgaagcctgtcctgtggaactcgatctgtagaccaggctggcctcgaactcagagatccgcctgcctctgcctcccaagtgctgggattaaaggcgtgcgccagttTTACATGTCGACACCATGAGACTTGTAGGAAGCCATTCTCTAATGATCATGACCCTCTGGACTTTGAAGTTCAGCTGCAAGCAGAGAGCCAAAGGTCACCAACTTCCTCTACCTGCAATCTGTAGGTCAAGTCTTCCAAACACTGTAAGCAGTTAGGCCAGGATTGCCAGCCCCTGCTGTTCACCAGCAGTCCTCAGCCAGGCAGTttgcctccctcctcaccccaccccctccagcgCCCAGGCAGCAGACATCTGGCAGTGTAGGAGAGACACTTTGGCCTTCCCATGAAAGGTTCTGTTGACATCTAGAGATGACAGACCAGTGATGGCGGACACTCTTCAGTCCACAGAGCCAATCCTCTTCTTCTCAAATGTCACGCAGCTGCCCACCCCCGAGAGTGGCGCGGATGCCCgaacagaaaacagagaatgtTGGCACAGGAGGCGGCGGCCAGGAAGTCGGACACTAACTTGGCATTAAACCAGTCCAATCTAAGACAAAACTGGTTTGTGCCACATAGGGAACTATAAAAACCACAGCCACATTAAAGATATAAGTCAAACGTGAGCCCACcagaggtggtgcatgcctttaatggcagcgctcaggaggcagagacagacagatctctgagttcagggccagcctggtctaccaagcgaattccaggacagccagggcgacacgGAGAAACCAGGAAACCAGaaactgtctctaaaaaacagGGAGAAAAAAAGTGCAAACCCCCCACAAAGAAGTCACGAATGGAGTTAATGgtaattttctttaattcaatACATTTAAAGGAATATCATTCAACGACACAATCAGTGTTGCATAAAACAAGCTGTGTTATTTTTCTCTACACCACGCCTGGCTCGtccacccaccctccctcctgCAGGCTCACCTAGGGATCCTGGAGACCCAGGAACAGGGCGAACTCACCCCACTGGCCCTTGGGGCGAACCATCTGCGCCCCTTCCGCCGAGGCTTAAGGGCTCCTCCCACTGGAAAGCCCCCCAACCAGGCCTCGCCTCCCCACCTGCTCGTATGAGGCCTTGGGCGATGGCCTCCGCCATGCGGCCTGCGCCCACGAAGCCCACACGCAGGGGTTCAGATGCTGCCGCCGCCATCGTGCTCCGGGGTGGCCTTCTCACGTCCCTACGTCAGCGAGCCCCGCCCACGAGAGCCGCATTGATGAAGAGAAGCCGCTGGGCGGGTTCGGGGTGGGGTAAGGGGCGGGATCGGGGAGGAGTAAGGGGCGGGATAGGGGAGGAGTAAGGCGGGGTGAGTTCGGAGAGGAGTAAGGGGCGGGATCGGGGAGGAGTAAGGGGCGGGATCGGAGAGGAGTAAGGGGCGGGATCGGAGAGGAGTAAGGGGCGGGATCGGGGAAAGAGTAAGGGGCGGGATCGGGGAGGAGTAAGGCGGGGTGAGTTCGGGGAGGAGTAAGGGGCGGGATCGGGGAAGAGTAAGGCGGGGTGAGTTCGGGGAGGAGTAAGGGGCGGGATCGGAGAGGAGTAAGGAGGGGGATCGGGGAGGAGTAAGGGGCGGGATTGGGGAGGAGTAAGGCGGGATGGGTTCGGGGAGGAGTAAGGGGCGGGATCGGGAAGGAGTAAGGCGGGGCGGGGTAGGGCTCGAACCCCTGCATTTTGTTCCTTGAGGTGGGATTTTTCTACAAATATGGGTGAAGCAGCTGGCGATTTTGCTGAGGGAAAAGGGAGATGATGAAGAGGTAGTCCTAAACAGGCTGTCTGATTCGACCCGGAAAACCCAAAGTTGAAGTCTTCCCAGAAGCCGTGCAGAGAGAATGTCCAGGATGGGGCTGGGAGGTGTATGTTGGTACTAAAACTAGTATAGCTCTTGAGTAGCTTGCGTGCCTTGGGTTGCGTCCTCGGTGCTGGTTCTGGTTCTCCAGATTAAAGGCAGCACTAACTAATTAGTTACCAGTAcacagcatccccccccccccccccagacagtgtttctctgtgtaacagtcccggcagttctggatctcactttgtagaccaggctggtctcgaattcacagagatctacatgcctctgcctcctcgagtgctgggattaaaggtgtgcaccaccactgtctggctgtttttgttattgttttcaatgTGTAAAATTAGGCAAAATAGAACAGAGCACTTAGAAGTACACCAAATTTATAAGGGCAATGCTGTCCTTGGACTGTGAGGTCCCACAGTTAAAGCTGGTCTGTCCCCTGCTTGCCAGTGTTGGAATGTGATGGGCAACTCTTTCCTCTTGCGTGGCCTGAAGTGAAGAGCTGTATTCCTGGACCTTTCCCCAGGCCCTACAGGAAGCCTAAGAGTGATGAGTCTGCCGGATGATGGATGGAAACCCATAAAGCCAGGAACTAAAAATTAAAGCTAAATAAAACTTTCcctgggagctggaaagatggctcagtggttaagagcattgactgctcttccagaggtcctgagttcaattcccagcaaccacatgatggctcacaaccatctataatgagatctggtgccctcttctggcttgcagggacatatgcagacagagcactgtatacataataaataaatcttaaaaaaaaaaaaaaaaactttcccttGTTACAAGTCAATTGTCTTAGGGAGCAGCAGAAAACAGGTTGACACAGGGAACTCGCAGAATTCCTGCTATTTACAGGGACAAAAATCTTCCCAGCAATGTCCATGGAGAGGTGAGGGACAAGGAATTTCTGTATTCTGGGCTACAACCAACAGCACCTGGAAATGAGGTTGAGACGTGGCCTCAAGCCTACCAGAAAATGCATGCCGTCTGGTCAGAGTGGTCAAGGTATTCTGATCTTAGGACAGTGTGTGTTCCTTGACATGATGACGCAGTTAGCCGACTGGTGGGCGTTAGACAACTGAGCATCTGGCAGGTTCTGATCAGCTTAGCTCAGCTCTCTAGGGGCCGGAAGGGTACGTCCTTAACGCCCTGGTCCCTCTGCAGACTCATCAGAAGATTAAGCTTAAAGGAAATTTGAAGATGGGGAGTGGGAGAGGGGTGACCTGGGAAGGCCTGAGCCAGAGGGACACTGGGCAGGACAACATAGGAGAGGCCAGCAGACAGACTCTGCTTTAGAGAGGGTGAAAGACCAGGCAGGCCATGGACTGTCCTGCTGGACAAAAGGACTCCAATGCAATGTTGGGGGAAAACAACTGGATATCTTTAGTATTTCTGGGAGGTGAGAGGCAGAATGTATAGGAAGGTTGGGCTGGGCTGAGGAATTCTAAGCAAGCGATAAGACCGCAGCAGACAGGCTGATGAGCTGGAAAAAGGCAGTGGGGTGGAATGGATGTGGTTTCTGAGGGGAGGGGACGTAGAGGTTTGAGTAGTCAACTCTGACTGCATCTAGAACTAACTAAAACACAAGTGTCTGGGCAAGCCTGCGAAGGATTTTCTTAagattatttgaagcaggaagacccgcCCTAAATCAAGGCAGTGAGTGCCTTCAGTGGCAGCCCAGGTAACAGGACGTGGAAGGACACTTTTCTGCCTGTTTGATGCTGCCAAGTCCATCTAGGATCCCAATGTACACAGTATACAGAAGACCAGCAACTCTCCGGGAGTCCTCCAGGCCAGGCTGGtactgctgaggcatccagcgTCAttgactgaacaactactggattcttggcctCTCCAGTATTAGCCATTGTTGGGCTACCCAGAGCACATCCTGTAAGCCAGTCTATCAgtcactatgtatgtatgtataacagTTCGGTTCCTTTAGGGAACCCCGACTAGTCTAGCAGCCCGTTGTCAGTtttagccatgtggctggtgCCATGAGTCACCACCCCCTGGGAAAGTTAATGTATTACACAGGTGCCAGCCATCACTTCCGCCTGCCTGGAGCTATGTCTTGGGAGTAAATGCTCACCTCTGCTTACCCCAGTCTTCAGGGACAGTGGCGGCTCCATTCCAAGATTGAGAGGAGTCAAGGGGCCTGTAGCTTCCAGCCCCAGGTCATCATGGAGAAGGAAAAATCCTAACAGTCTTAGGTGAATGGAATCTAGGATGGGAGCCTGGAAATGACCAGAGCTACAGTGGACACAGACACGACAAGCAATCCCAAGGTGACCTGCCTCTAGCCACAGCACCCTTAGGTAGATTCTCCTGTCCTGCCCTAACTGGCTTGGATTTGACCATCATGACATTGAGAATAGAAAGGTCCTGAATATCACCGCTCAGGTGGTTAGAGTTAACAAGGCCAGGCCTGGGGGGGTCCTAGTAAAGTCTGagtcactgggctggagagatgggtcagcagttaagagttcaactcttcctgagttcaactcccagcaaccatatggttgctcacaactatccataatgaaatctggtgccctcttctggcctgcaggcagaacattgcatatataataaattaattaaatcttgaaagtatatttaaaaaaaaaagtctgagtcATCCATCACTAGTCTCCTTGCAGGTCCATCCTTGTGTCCCCAAACGGCCAACTGAATCAGTCCAAATCAAGATCCACCAAGATCCTCAAGTCTGAGGCAGAGAAGCCTGTGTGTGACAAGTAGAAGGTGTACTAGACTATTATTTTacggtgtgttacttttgtttatgctgcatttaactctgtgaagctgtgttactgtgcctgtctaacacacctgatgatctaataaaaagctgaacagccaatagtaaggcaggagaaaggataggtggagctggcaggtagagagaataaatagaaggagaaatctgggaagagaggattgaaaaggaggagccagtcacccagctacacagcaagccacggagtaagaaacaaagaaaggcacacaggaatagaaaaggaaaagcccagagccaaaaaaaagatagacaggttaatttaaagttaagaaaagctggctagaaacaagccatgctaaggctgggcatttgtaattaagaataagcctgtgtAGAGTGTGATTTACTTGaaagctgggtggcgggccccccaaaagcaAAGACAACAAGAAGGGCTAAGCATGGCCAAAATCCAGCTCAGATTGTTGGGGAGGTACCCCGTCCTATAGCTGAGCCCACTGACAATTCACATCTGACCTGCACTGCCTGCTTCCTGACACCCACATCTCCACCCTCTGGTCCTTCACATGGGGACTCTTGCCTTGGGCCTCGCAGCTCTTAAGAGCTAAGAAGCACACAGGGACAGTGGGTCTCAGGACTTGACAAGGCTCTGTTGCAGGGAGGGAAAGGCTGGACACAGCTTCTGAGTCCAGGCTTATGAAAATCCATTTTATTGGTTTCTTAGACGAGGGACAGCAGGACCAGCATGGATGCACTGAGGTTGGGGCAGAAGCAGACAAGCAAGATGTTGGTCTGGCCTTTCCCCGAGGATGGACAACATGGACCCTACTGGACAGCTGCATGGAGGCCCCTGGCAGAGAGGCCAGCATGTGGCTTAGGTTGCTGGATACTATCCTCAATTCTCGGCAAGGTCTGAGGGTGGTGACCACCGACTGGGCATTGCCAGCTGGGCACCCGCTTGCCCTGTGCTTCACTTCCGGGCCTGCTCATAGTTGTCGGTGAACCAGGCACAGGTCTCCTTCAcagctgcagaggcagacaggcgaAAGCCGGTGACACCCCATCccgtcccccccacacaccctaaACTTCAGTGTCCTGCTTCCCAGTGGATATCGGCTCCGACGAGGGTCTGGTGACCAGGCCTGGAGGGCACCAAACCCCCATGGTCACCGCATGGAGGCTGAGACCACAGCAGGGAACAGGGAGGAACAGTTGGTGCTGAAGCCAAGGACTAGCCGGCAAGGAGCCTGCAAGCCCGGGCTGGGGTGGTTATGGGTTTGGGGAGGGATAGCTCACCTTGTTTGAAGGGTGTGAAACGGAAGTCAGGCAAGTAGCCCCGAAGCTTGCCATTGCTGGCTGTCTTCTTGTATTGCCCATCTGACTTTGTTGAATCAAACTGGACACCTTGGTCAAGGCCATAGCAGGAGCACTACCCATGTGCCCTACCAGGTACCTGTCTTTTCCTGGGACAGGTCTAGACACAGCAGATGCCCTCCTGCTGCCTGGGCAAGCACCACCAGAGACAAAACGGAGTTATGTTGGCCACCCTACAAGGGGAAGGCACAGTCCTCCTCCCCAGGACCTCACCACCAGCCCATCACTGGAGTCAAAGGATACAGTGACTTCCCCACGGAAGTCCATGGCCTCCACTACTGCCTCGGCTGCCTCCTTGATGGACACTTCATCTTCCTCGCCCACTGTGGGGAACCACAGGCCGGTGGTCAGTCAGGCCTCCCTGTCCAGACCCCCAGGGGCATGTCTGCTCCCACTCCTCAGGGTAGATACAGGGCCTGCCCTGCTGTAGGGAAGGACAGCTGCAGGGTGCCCACCTGAGAGGATGATGGGCTCCACTTCATTGTACTCCCGAAGGACCCAGATGAAGAGCCGGGCTAGGTCCTGGAGGTCAGAAAGTTCGGTCAAATCCACAAGTGAGTACCAAATGCCCCTGGTGGGGGAGGTTGTACTACTGTTTCTGCTCCGTTGGGGGTACAGTCAGGGTTCACCCTGGGTGGAGGTCCCTCATCCAGGCCACACTTTCTCCTACTGAACCAAAGTTGCACCCCTGGGGACCTGGCAAGGTTCAAGGACTGTCTCCTACGCCACCACTTCCCCGCACAGCTTTCTGGGACGGCCATGCTTGCCCCTATACATACCAGTGAGTAGATGAACTGTCTCCGTGGTTTCCCTGTACCCCACACAGTCAAGGCTGAACCATTACCTACAGATGAGGCAGATGTGTCAGAGCTCTGTGTCCAGAGCCAGCTCCCTGCCCACCCCGCAGCTGAGCCCAGGGCCCCTTCAGGCAGGTAACCTGGGCCAGGCGTGTGTGCTGGACAGCTTCACTCACTCTTGGCCAGGTGCACCTTATGGATGAGTCCAGGCAGCACGTGACCATCTTCGATGTTGAAGTTGTCGTGCGGCCCGAAGACATTGGTGGGGATGACAGCAGTGAAGGTACAGCCATGCTGCTGGAAGTAGGCCCTGCGGGGACACGGCGTCTCCTGACCTCGTCCCCAGACCGTGCTCCCCGGTGTCCCCAAGTCCTTCTGAAACTGGATAAACGAGGCAGCGACAACGCCTCGCTAACCCAAGGGTCCATCCTCCCCTCTCCAGGGAGGCCGGGGCAAGACCAAGATGGAGCACCTGTTCTGCACGTCAATCATCCTCTTGGCGTACGAGTACCCGAAATTGCTGCTGTGGGGCGGGCCGTTGTGGATCTGAAGGAGCAGGAGATGCGCTGAGAACCGCCACCTGGCCCCGCCCACCCCCTCGGGTCCTAACCCCAGGAGGGCCCTGGCCCCTCACCATTGTCTCATCAATAGGATAGGTGGTCTTGTCAGGGAAGATGCAGGTGGACAGGCAGGAGACCACCTTGCGAGTGCCCACCTCGAAGGCTGAATGCAGTACGTTGTCATTGATGTGCACGTTCTTCCTCTGCAGTGGGTGGCACAGGTGGGTTAGACAtcacattcgtttatgctgtggaattaGTTCTTTAACGACGCAAAGATGTGTTGTTGCCTTCTTTTTATGCggcatttgtctaactctgtagggctgtgttactgggcctgtctaagacacctgattggtctaataaagagctagctggctaatagctaggcaggagaggaataggcagggctgccaggcagagaaaataaagagaaggagaacaagagagaataaagagaaggaggagagagaaaaggacgagaggaggacaccaggggccggCCACcctgcaagccacagagtaagaaggaaagaaagatatatagaaaaaagaaaggtaaaaagcccagaggcaaaacatagttaaagagaaatggaataatttaagttagaaaagctggctagaatcAAGCCCagcaaaagctgggcattcataagtaagaaaagtCTCCGTGTATTTAATTGGGAGCTGGGCAGCAGGCCcccaaagactaaaaaaaaaaaaaagaaaaagaaaaacaaccacagTCTGTTCCtccaggaagagacaggaacatAGCCTGGCTCAGATATGAGCACTATCTGTGCCTACTTATCTGAAGTGCTTCTGGAACAAGGCTAAGCCTCCCAGCACTGACCTTCTAGAAGCTGCCATTTTCTAGGGACACAGGAAGgtcctgccctgcctgcctgggGGTGGAGGCCCGAGTGCTGCCGCGTGCGGGGCAGGTGGTGGAGATgagggaaactgtagttggggTTCCCACCACAAAGCAGCAGCCCTCCTCACTTCCCACCTCCAGAGGAGTCACGCCCAGCTCTACTTCCCAGTGCCTCAccctgcctctctccagctctcttcccTAAACTGACGTGGGGGCACACTGGCGTAAGAGCAGGGAAGAGGTGGTGACCAGGCAGTTTGCTGAAAACCCTGGGGCGGGCAAAGAGAGCTTTGGGTGTCAGGCAAAATCTTGGTGGGAACCTTTGCAGGTTCTAATCGGGGCCAGCCAGACCAAGCCATTGCCCAGAGGCAGGTGGGCCAACTCTGAGGAGCacattcagcagaggcagagcTCTTATGCTTCGCCCTTCCTCCTAAGGCGCATGCTAGAGACAGTCCAACACCCCGAGTGGTTGGTAGATTCAGGAAGCTGAATGAGCCAAGCCTGAGAGGTCAAGAATCTGGCAGCCGAGCAGGCTCGGTAAGCAGGAACCTGCCTCTAGTCGCATAGTGTGGCGTGCTGACTTTTTTCCAGCTTCCCAATCCTGCAGGTCAGCGCTTGGCCAAATGACCCCAGGGCTCTGCAAAACCAGTCCTCGGGGACTTCTTGGGGGTGACTCCGGTGGAAGTACCAAGAGCTTAAGCTCCTGGCTCCCAAAGCTTGTTGTCCCCAGCACCCCAACTTACCCAGAAATCCAAGTTGTATTTGATATTCCGGAAAAGGCCGCCTACCATCGCAGCAAGATGGATGACATGGGTGGGCTGTACCTTCTGGAACAGAGCCTTGGTTTGTGCTGCATCCCTGAGGGAAGCCAGTATGTCAGGGGGGCTGGTGAGGCCCCAGGAAATCAGGAATTAGGAGCTTGGGCAGTGGGTGTAGAAATTGGCTGGGTCTAAGGCGAG contains:
- the Gfus gene encoding GDP-L-fucose synthase, producing MGEPQGSMRILVTGGSGLVGRAIQKVVADGAGLPGEEWVFVSSKDADLTDAAQTKALFQKVQPTHVIHLAAMVGGLFRNIKYNLDFWRKNVHINDNVLHSAFEVGTRKVVSCLSTCIFPDKTTYPIDETMIHNGPPHSSNFGYSYAKRMIDVQNRAYFQQHGCTFTAVIPTNVFGPHDNFNIEDGHVLPGLIHKVHLAKSNGSALTVWGTGKPRRQFIYSLDLARLFIWVLREYNEVEPIILSVGEEDEVSIKEAAEAVVEAMDFRGEVTFDSTKSDGQYKKTASNGKLRGYLPDFRFTPFKQAVKETCAWFTDNYEQARK